The proteins below are encoded in one region of Lasioglossum baleicum unplaced genomic scaffold, iyLasBale1 scaffold0023, whole genome shotgun sequence:
- the LOC143219339 gene encoding uncharacterized protein LOC143219339: MEKIAGKVKGSFVFVHNDYVYNKDHRSENIYRCNTRRTTRCCGAVMVLSDGTITLLKPHNHPGQEYIATQHFMIEEMMKLSRETLIPFKQIFDDVCRKHPDAAAYCSFSKLRPTLHRQRANFKPTIPQSLEILYDQMKTYQPLEKLKISVVKSLKDEFAVIITTDGLLEGLKNSKEIFVDGTFAVLPKKPHMGQLYTIHIRYMDNGIATILVLCETRTAAMYTAIWKQIFTLIPELPNNIRFIMSDYEAAAVTTLNELFPNAHIHGCWFHYCQAILRKWRKLGLTNVPNTVLRMSMSLALVPETKFQEALLIIQKEADNIASNFPNVLLFMTYMRINWLKMASQVSVYNCPVRTNNIAESFHNVAGQKLGKQNINVWAFLEKIRDLLMDQELDLNRLQNGVASRKPRTRENISRRKKIAKAQAEFDTGRLSLEEFLNIFHHKDTIFKINQISALADEDINDEIADANSFAKTTYNPTETDKLEWMHAKTLPGTTSASSNSSTIQDGTVSAGDYIVEILNDSFWECEKGDTNDQEDSNNHKSGFCIICFINKATEVCVPCGHLACCITCISQCDCKRCPVCNVSFTMYVTLREPEI; this comes from the exons atggaaaaaatcgcaggtaaagtgaaaggttcttttgtctttgtacacaacgattacgtgtacaataaagatcatcgcagtgaaaatatttatcgttgcAACACACGACGCACCACACGATGTTGTGGGGCTGTGATGGTTCTCAGCGATGGGACTATTACGCTATTAAAACCCCATAACCACCCTGGGCAAGAATATATTGCTACGCAGCATTTTATGATAGAGGAAATGATGAAGCTGAGTCGGGAGACATTGATcccatttaaacaaatatttgatgATGTTTGTAGAAA acatCCAGATGCTGCAGCTTActgttcattttcaaaattaagaccAACGTTGCACAGACAGAGAGCTAATTTCAAACCCACAATTCCGCAATCCTTAGAAATTTTGTATGATCAGATGAAAACTTATCAACCATTGGAAAAACTAAAAATATCTGTTGTGAAGTCATTAaaagacgaatttgctgttataATTACAACTGACGGCTTGCTAGAAGGATTAAAGAATTCAAAAGAAATATTCGTTGATGGAACATTTGCA GTTTTACCCAAGAAGCCACACATGGGACAGCTCTACACCATCCATATACGCTACATGGATAAT GGTATTGCAACTATACTTGTACTGTGCGAAACACGGACGGCTGCGATGTATACTGCCATATGGAAacaaatatttactttaataCCCGAATTACCAAATAATATAAGATTCATAATGAGTGATTATGAAGCAGCTGCTGTTACAACTCTAAATGAGTTATTCCCTAATGCGCATATACATGGTTGCTGGTTTCACTATTGTCAG GCTATTCTGCGAAAGTGGCGCAAACTTGGTTTGACTAATGTacctaatactgttctgcgtatgTCAATGTCTTTGGCTTTAGTACCTGAAACAAAATTTCAAGAAGCCttattaattatacaaaaaGAGGCAGACAACATAGCAAGTAATTTCCCCAATGTTCTTTTATTTATGACTTACATGCGAATTAATTGGTTAAAAATGGCATCGCAAGTAAGCGTATACAATTGTCCGGTGCGCACTAACAATATTGCAGAGTCTTTCCATAATGTTGCTGGTCAAAAATTAGGAAAACAGAACATAAACGTTTGGGCATTTCTAG aaaaaataagAGATTTGCTTATGGATCAAGAATTAGATTTGAATCGGCTACAAAATGGTGTAGCGTCTCGAAAACCACGTACTCGTGAAAATATTAGTCGAAGGAAAAAAATTGCTAAAGCTCAAGCTGAATTTGATACTGGAAG ATTATCTCTAGAggagtttttaaatatatttcatcataaagacacaatttttaaaatcaatcaaatcagtgcattggcag ATGAAGATATTAATGACGAAATTGCTGATGCTAACTCTTTTGCCAAAACAACTTATAATCCTACAGAAACcg aTAAACTAGAATGGATGCATGCAAAAACGTTACCAGGTACGACTTCAGCATCATCGAATTCCTCGACAATACAGGACGGGACAGTGTCAGCAG gcGATTATATTGTTGAAATACTTAATGATAGTTTTTGGGAATGTGAAAAAGGAGATACTAATGATCAAGAAGATAGTAATAACCACAAATCAGGATTTTGCATAATCTGTTTTATTAACAAAGCAACAGAAGTTTGTGTGCCTTGCGGTCATCTTGCTTGTTGTATAACTTGTATCAGCCAATGTGATTGCAAACGATGCCCTGTATGCAATGTCAGCTTTACGATGTACGTGACACTTCGTGAACCAGAAATATAA